The following proteins are co-located in the Malus sylvestris chromosome 13, drMalSylv7.2, whole genome shotgun sequence genome:
- the LOC126595068 gene encoding methyltransferase FGSG_00040-like, producing the protein MREEAQQQDQLAMATAEEKLQQLRSKATELLLREEWQESVQAYSHFITLCQSHISNFPQNPNPDPDHLPKLRKSLCLALSNRAEARSRLRDFAEALRDCDRALEIERAHFKTLVCKGKILLNLNRYSMALDYFRTAQLDPQANGSSVDLDGYLQKSKKLELMSRTGAFDLSEWVVNGFRGKPLEPAEYIGAVQIKKSEIRGRGLFVTKNIDAGTLVLVTKAVATERGIFPGQDLDENTQLVMWKNFTEKVMDSMAKCLRIRDLISTLSSEEDEDELEVPEINRFKPEAKHNGGCHNEKEHEASRILSILDVNSLVEDAVSSKVLGKNNDYYGVGLWVLASFINHSCVPNARRMHVGDYVMVHASRDVKAGEEITFAYFDVLSPLEKRNESSKTWGFRCNCKRCKFEEKLYSREDLREIEMGLERGMDAGAAVYKLEEGMRRWMVKEREKGYLRASFWEACSQAYYSEKSAKGWGRRIPPMETVVDSVVEAVGSDKRVLKMVAEKLKGRGGGMVEMERAMKLGRGVYGKVVKKQAMKTLLGLGIL; encoded by the coding sequence ATGAGAGAAGAAGCTCAACAGCAGGATCAGCTAGCAATGGCGACAGCAGAAGAGAAACTGCAGCAGCTCCGGTCCAAAGCCACGGAGCTTCTCCTGCGAGAAGAATGGCAGGAGTCCGTACAAGCATACTCTCACTTCATCACCCTCTGCCAATCCCACATCTCAAATTTCCCTCAAAACCCCAACCCCGACCCCGATCATCTGCCCAAGCTCCGAAAATCCCTCTGCCTTGCCCTCTCCAACCGGGCCGAAGCGCGATCCAGGCTCCGAGATTTCGCTGAAGCATTGAGGGATTGTGATCGGGCATTGGAAATCGAGAGGGCCCATTTCAAGACTCTTGTCTGCAAAGGCAAGATCTTGCTGAATCTGAACAGGTATTCCATGGCGCTGGACTACTTTCGAACAGCTCAGCTCGACCCGCAGGCTAACGGGAGCTCTGTGGACCTTGATGGGTACTTGCAGAAGTCCAAGAAGCTCGAGCTGATGTCTAGAACTGGAGCTTTTGATCTCTCTGAatgggttgttaacgggtttcGTGGGAAGCCTCTGGAACCGGCTGAGTACATTGGTGCAGTGCAGATCAAGAAATCGGAGATTAGAGGGCGTGGACTGTTTGTGACGAAGAACATTGATGCCGGAACTTTGGTTTTGGTCACGAAAGCGGTTGCTACGGAGAGGGGAATTTTTCCTGGTCAAGATTTGGACGAGAATACACAATTGGTCATGTGGAAGAACTTCACTGAAAAGGTGATGGACTCCATGGCTAAATGTTTGAGAATCCGCGATTTGATTAGTACATTGTCGAGTGAGGAAGATGAGGATGAGCTTGAGGTCCCTGAGATCAATCGATTTAAGCCCGAGGCGAAGCACAATGGCGGCTGCCATAATGAGAAAGAGCATGAAGCGAGCAGGATTTTGAGCATACTGGATGTCAATTCACTTGTTGAGGATGCAGTTTCTTCCAAGGTTTTGGGGAAGAACAACGATTACTACGGTGTTGGGCTGTGGGTGCTGGCTTCATTCATCAACCATTCATGTGTTCCGAATGCAAGACGTATGCATGTAGGAGATTATGTAATGGTTCATGCTTCTAGAGATGTCAAGGCCGGGGAGGAGATAACATTTGCATATTTTGATGTGCTTTCACCATTGGAAAAGCGCAACGAAAGTAGCAAGACATGGGGTTTTAGATGTAACTGCAAGAGGTGCAAGTTTGAGGAGAAActgtattctagagaagacttGAGAGAGATTGAGATGGGTCTCGAAAGAGGGATGGATGCCGGCGCAGCAGTTTACAAGCTGGAGGAAGGCATGAGGAGGTGGATGGTGAAGGAAAGGGAGAAAGGGTACTTGAGAGCATCGTTTTGGGAAGCATGCTCTCAGGCTTATTACTCAGAGAAGTCGGCAAAGGGGTGGGGAAGACGCATACCGCCAATGGAGACGGTGGTTGATAGCGTTGTGGAAGCGGTGGGAAGCGACAAGAGGGTGCTGAAGATGGTGGCGGAGAAGTTGAAGGGACGTGGTGGAGGAATGGTGGAAATGGAGAGAGCTATGAAGTTGGGAAGAGGGGTGTATGGGAAAGTAGTGAAAAAGCAAGCAATGAAGACTCTTCTTGGTTTAGGCATTCTTTAA